A stretch of bacterium DNA encodes these proteins:
- a CDS encoding tetratricopeptide repeat protein, translating into MATPLRPVRSREYQLLTDAHRARTRGKARAAIRLYRRLLVENPANLEVALRVAPMLACAGEPFEAWQLYRRAAMDYARARQYSECLAVYREACRFVPGEFEAWRLCAELQLKMKKPEGAFETLIEGRMHFGGPNQRGQAIALLTRAREIEPWDDDLLIDLAALYAASDQPELALELLATLALRVRGTMLRRVRALQLRLTGSPRFAWLWLRSFGRSESLPPIVERDFEPLVESLAEVIESPPRLRRVSTG; encoded by the coding sequence GTGGCGACGCCCCTGCGCCCCGTGCGCTCTCGCGAGTACCAGCTCCTGACCGACGCCCATCGCGCCCGCACCCGGGGCAAGGCGCGCGCCGCGATCCGGCTCTATCGCCGCCTCCTCGTCGAAAACCCGGCGAACCTCGAGGTCGCGCTTCGGGTCGCACCGATGCTCGCCTGCGCGGGGGAGCCCTTCGAGGCCTGGCAGCTCTATCGCCGGGCCGCGATGGACTACGCCCGCGCGCGACAGTACTCCGAGTGCCTCGCGGTCTATCGCGAGGCCTGCCGATTCGTTCCCGGCGAGTTCGAGGCCTGGCGACTCTGCGCCGAGCTCCAGCTCAAGATGAAGAAGCCGGAAGGCGCCTTCGAGACCTTGATCGAAGGGCGCATGCATTTCGGTGGACCGAACCAGCGCGGCCAGGCGATCGCGCTGCTCACCCGCGCGCGGGAGATCGAGCCCTGGGACGATGACCTGCTGATCGATCTCGCGGCGCTCTACGCCGCGAGCGATCAGCCGGAGCTCGCCCTCGAGCTGCTGGCGACGCTGGCGCTTCGCGTGCGAGGGACGATGCTCCGCCGCGTGCGCGCGCTGCAGCTCCGACTCACCGGATCCCCGCGCTTCGCCTGGCTCTGGCTGCGCAGCTTCGGACGGAGCGAGTCGCTTCCCCCGATCGTCGAGCGGGACTTCGAACCGCTCGTCGAATCGCTGGCCGAAGTGATCGAGTCGCCCCCGCGACTGCGTCGCGTTTCGACGGGCTGA
- a CDS encoding nitroreductase family protein gives MSDGTDAGLEEGTASDDFFEVVSTARSVRRRLDFDRPVAPSLIERCIDAAVQAPTGLDREAWRFVVLTDPEPKRAVAELYRESMAQLAERMANRLPEAMKGAKLPSERPTYVGLAENLQRMPALILVCSLGRPDPANTAMQVAFYGSVLPAAWSLMLALRASGLGTTWTTLLVSEEERVAQALGIPEDVTQTILLPVAWTKGAVLRPADRKGAAEVTHWNRWEGSRPE, from the coding sequence ATGAGCGACGGAACGGACGCGGGGCTCGAGGAGGGGACCGCCAGCGATGACTTCTTCGAGGTCGTGTCGACGGCGCGATCGGTGCGGCGGCGACTCGATTTCGATCGCCCGGTGGCGCCGTCGTTGATCGAACGTTGCATCGACGCGGCGGTCCAGGCGCCGACCGGGCTCGACCGCGAGGCCTGGCGCTTCGTCGTGCTGACGGATCCGGAACCGAAGCGAGCGGTCGCCGAGCTCTATCGCGAGAGCATGGCCCAGCTGGCCGAGCGGATGGCCAACCGGCTCCCGGAGGCCATGAAGGGCGCGAAGCTCCCGAGTGAGCGGCCGACGTACGTGGGGCTCGCCGAGAATCTCCAGCGGATGCCGGCGCTGATCCTGGTCTGCTCGCTCGGTCGGCCGGACCCCGCGAATACCGCGATGCAGGTCGCGTTCTACGGCTCGGTCCTGCCGGCGGCCTGGTCGCTCATGCTCGCGCTGCGCGCGTCGGGGCTCGGGACGACCTGGACGACGCTGCTCGTGAGCGAGGAGGAGCGCGTCGCGCAGGCGCTCGGGATTCCGGAGGACGTGACGCAGACGATCCTGCTGCCCGTGGCCTGGACGAAGGGAGCGGTTCTTCGACCCGCCGATCGGAAGGGTGCGGCGGAGGTCACGCACTGGAATCGCTGGGAGGGGTCGCGGCCCGAGTAG
- a CDS encoding dienelactone hydrolase family protein, with product MTARIRSIDYDHDGHPLRGELAWDDAWTEPRPCVVVVHDAMKSNQGFEEERAVTLSGLGYAGFALDVYGADVKGTDDQEAYQLMEPFQADRRHLQARLRAGLEAAAALPEVDATRMAAIGYCFGGMCVLDLARMNADLAGVASFHGLLAAPALPDGSEALAGPIEPKVLVLHGWDDPYVPPEAIPDFAAEMSARDADWQLVAYGNTVHAFTNARYQEPGGAALYSPSADRRSWQTLTDFLAELFPS from the coding sequence ATGACCGCGCGCATCCGATCGATCGACTACGACCACGACGGCCACCCGCTCCGAGGCGAGCTCGCCTGGGACGACGCGTGGACGGAGCCGCGGCCCTGCGTCGTCGTCGTGCACGACGCGATGAAGAGCAACCAGGGATTCGAAGAGGAACGCGCCGTGACCCTCTCCGGCCTGGGCTACGCCGGCTTCGCCCTCGACGTCTACGGAGCGGACGTGAAGGGCACGGACGACCAGGAGGCCTATCAGCTGATGGAGCCCTTCCAGGCGGACCGACGCCACCTCCAGGCGCGACTGCGCGCCGGCCTGGAAGCCGCCGCAGCGCTCCCGGAGGTCGACGCCACGCGGATGGCCGCGATCGGGTACTGCTTCGGCGGGATGTGCGTGCTCGACCTCGCGCGCATGAACGCCGACCTCGCCGGCGTTGCGAGCTTTCACGGTCTGCTCGCCGCCCCCGCGCTTCCGGACGGAAGCGAAGCGCTCGCCGGGCCGATCGAGCCGAAGGTGCTCGTCCTGCACGGCTGGGACGACCCCTACGTCCCGCCGGAGGCGATCCCGGACTTCGCCGCGGAGATGAGCGCGCGAGACGCCGACTGGCAGCTCGTCGCCTACGGGAACACCGTGCACGCCTTCACGAACGCGCGATACCAGGAGCCCGGCGGCGCCGCCCTCTACTCCCCGTCCGCCGATCGCCGCTCCTGGCAGACGCTGACGGATTTCCTCGCCGAGCTCTTCCCGTCCTGA
- a CDS encoding sugar phosphate isomerase/epimerase, translated as MSDLGPHDLVFNTTNILGGGVREIVAAAVAGEYQGITIWPSDVARAESEGLSLRDVKAFIHDHGLVVTDVDCLLGWTEQALPKPGEAMVEIVGTDRFLEIAEALDADAINVAQGFGSELDRDRAAEDLAKIARRAGEQGRNVNFEFLPWCGVPDVTTALDLLERTGCPNTTIMFDSWHWFRGARDLEALAKIPGERIGSTQFNDAPERPGENLMVEAMEARRLPGDGDIPLVDLVQTLDSIGSLAPIGVEVIQKDHETMSPEEVGRRTADAMRAVLREARGESA; from the coding sequence ATGTCCGACCTCGGCCCCCACGACCTCGTCTTCAACACGACCAACATCCTGGGAGGCGGCGTCCGCGAGATCGTCGCCGCCGCCGTCGCCGGCGAGTACCAGGGCATCACGATCTGGCCCTCGGACGTGGCCCGCGCGGAGTCGGAGGGCCTGTCCCTTCGCGACGTGAAGGCCTTCATCCACGATCACGGGCTCGTCGTGACGGACGTCGATTGTCTGCTCGGCTGGACCGAGCAGGCGCTGCCGAAGCCCGGAGAGGCGATGGTGGAGATCGTCGGAACCGATCGCTTCCTCGAGATCGCCGAGGCCCTCGACGCGGACGCGATCAACGTGGCGCAGGGGTTCGGCAGCGAGCTCGACCGCGACCGCGCCGCAGAAGATCTCGCGAAGATCGCCCGGCGGGCCGGCGAGCAGGGGCGGAACGTCAACTTCGAGTTCCTGCCCTGGTGCGGCGTGCCCGACGTGACGACGGCCCTCGACCTCCTCGAACGCACGGGCTGCCCGAACACCACGATCATGTTCGATTCGTGGCACTGGTTCCGCGGCGCGCGGGATCTCGAGGCTTTGGCGAAGATCCCGGGCGAACGGATCGGCAGCACCCAGTTCAACGACGCGCCGGAGCGACCGGGCGAGAACCTGATGGTCGAGGCGATGGAGGCGCGACGGCTTCCCGGCGACGGGGACATCCCGCTCGTCGACCTCGTGCAGACGCTCGACTCGATCGGGTCGCTCGCGCCGATCGGCGTCGAAGTCATCCAGAAGGACCACGAGACGATGTCGCCCGAGGAGGTCGGTCGTCGGACGGCGGACGCGATGCGCGCGGTTCTCCGGGAAGCGCGCGGAGAGAGCGCTTGA
- a CDS encoding MaoC/PaaZ C-terminal domain-containing protein yields MSDEINALAADPELWHLEDYAEALEAGRRLEGGRYVVTEEEILEFGRRFDPQPMHTDPVAAKDGPFGGLVAPGCLTFAIRNALHNQLPVRPALYAGLGLDQLLLPSPVRPGDVLSLRLEVVEARRSKSRPETGVVQTRQTVLNQAEETVLTMDAKMIVRARNAS; encoded by the coding sequence TTGAGCGACGAGATCAACGCCCTGGCCGCCGATCCGGAGCTCTGGCATCTCGAGGACTACGCGGAGGCCCTCGAGGCGGGCCGGCGACTCGAAGGCGGACGCTACGTCGTGACCGAGGAGGAGATCCTCGAATTCGGCCGCCGCTTCGACCCGCAGCCGATGCACACCGACCCGGTCGCCGCGAAGGACGGCCCGTTCGGGGGACTCGTCGCGCCGGGCTGTCTCACCTTCGCGATCCGGAACGCACTCCACAACCAGCTGCCCGTCCGGCCGGCCCTCTACGCCGGACTCGGCCTCGACCAGCTGCTCCTGCCGAGCCCCGTGCGTCCGGGCGACGTCCTCAGCCTGCGCCTCGAGGTCGTCGAGGCGCGGCGCTCGAAGTCGCGTCCCGAGACCGGCGTCGTCCAGACCCGCCAGACCGTGCTGAACCAGGCGGAAGAGACCGTCCTGACGATGGACGCGAAGATGATCGTCCGCGCGAGAAACGCGAGCTAG
- a CDS encoding cupin domain-containing protein: MSDAATSLAPAVRELVERLALVPHPEGGFFRETWRSPIELAAESLPEGYPGPRAAMTSILFLLPTGASSALHRVRSEELWLHHQGDAVELGIGPTIEAARAEAGRSTLGQDPAAVLQAIVPAGHWQTARALEGPAGYALVGCVVSPGFDFDDFEMLDDGSGGSA; the protein is encoded by the coding sequence ATGAGCGACGCGGCGACCTCCCTCGCGCCCGCGGTCCGCGAGCTCGTCGAGCGCCTGGCGCTCGTGCCGCATCCGGAAGGCGGCTTCTTTCGCGAGACCTGGCGATCGCCGATCGAGCTCGCGGCGGAGTCCCTGCCCGAGGGCTACCCGGGACCGCGGGCGGCGATGACGTCGATCCTCTTCCTGCTGCCGACGGGAGCGTCGTCGGCGCTCCATCGCGTCCGCTCCGAGGAGCTGTGGCTCCATCATCAGGGGGACGCCGTCGAGCTCGGGATCGGACCGACGATCGAGGCCGCGAGGGCAGAGGCCGGACGTTCGACGCTCGGGCAGGATCCGGCCGCCGTGCTGCAGGCGATCGTGCCGGCGGGGCACTGGCAGACGGCCCGGGCGCTCGAGGGTCCGGCGGGCTACGCCCTGGTCGGCTGCGTCGTCTCGCCGGGCTTCGACTTCGACGACTTCGAGATGCTGGACGACGGATCCGGCGGAAGCGCCTAG
- a CDS encoding MBL fold metallo-hydrolase gives MAIDWGEQERELTDRVSVLIGEKGGGYPHGNSVLVRGTSETFLIDPSVTVVSKGGAPAAVDALLHSHAHEDHMCGNRLFPDARVHIHERDLVGIQSVDGLMGIYGIEDPGVAAGFEKMVLEEFHFEPRPDAQGFAGGDRFDLGGIAIEAVHLPGHTRGHSGFRIEGEVFFLADIDLTGFGPYYGDAWSDLDQFEESLRCVRDEEAAYYVTFHQKGVIEGREDFLRRLDGFAGVIDRRHGAMLEFLAEPRSIDEMVRHRFIYRPTAETPIADPVERRSAELHIARMLERGEASEVEPGRYQAA, from the coding sequence ATGGCCATCGACTGGGGCGAACAGGAACGCGAGCTGACGGATCGGGTCAGCGTGTTGATCGGGGAGAAGGGCGGCGGCTATCCGCACGGCAACTCCGTCCTCGTTCGCGGTACGAGCGAGACTTTCCTGATCGATCCGTCCGTGACCGTCGTCTCGAAAGGCGGGGCCCCGGCCGCGGTCGACGCGCTCCTGCACAGCCACGCCCACGAAGACCACATGTGCGGCAACCGCCTCTTTCCCGACGCACGGGTCCACATCCACGAACGGGATCTGGTCGGGATCCAGAGCGTCGACGGTCTGATGGGCATCTACGGAATCGAGGATCCCGGCGTCGCCGCAGGATTCGAGAAGATGGTCCTCGAAGAGTTCCACTTCGAGCCTCGGCCCGACGCGCAGGGCTTCGCCGGCGGCGATCGCTTCGACCTCGGCGGGATCGCGATCGAAGCCGTCCATCTCCCCGGACACACCCGGGGCCACAGCGGCTTCCGGATCGAGGGCGAGGTGTTCTTCCTCGCCGACATCGACCTGACCGGCTTCGGTCCCTACTACGGGGACGCCTGGAGCGACCTCGATCAGTTCGAGGAGAGCCTGCGCTGCGTCCGTGACGAAGAAGCCGCCTACTACGTGACCTTCCACCAGAAGGGTGTGATCGAAGGACGTGAAGACTTCCTGAGGCGACTCGACGGATTCGCGGGCGTGATCGACCGGCGCCACGGGGCCATGCTCGAGTTCCTCGCCGAACCGCGCTCGATCGACGAGATGGTCCGCCACCGCTTCATTTACCGACCGACGGCGGAGACGCCGATCGCCGACCCGGTCGAACGCCGGAGCGCCGAGCTCCACATCGCGCGCATGCTCGAACGCGGCGAGGCCAGCGAGGTCGAGCCGGGCCGCTACCAGGCCGCATGA
- a CDS encoding RNA polymerase sigma factor, with amino-acid sequence MRASENEIETTVPTQLEDSPARFEDPDAELVRRCQAGGPDAALAFSLLVERHAGRIKGRATRILGDESEAEDVVQEVFVNVHRFLHRYRPDRPFSHWLSVVTLNACRIELRRRAGRDRRHEAYRLDPGRDSETHIDGDPLLRDWLDSALDELHPLTRQAILLRALDGLGYRAIAERLGLSEPATKMRVLRGLKDLRARYDAADGDGKKRAARRRSPVAA; translated from the coding sequence ATGCGTGCCAGCGAGAACGAAATCGAAACCACCGTCCCGACGCAGCTGGAAGACAGCCCGGCGCGCTTCGAGGACCCCGACGCGGAGCTCGTCCGACGCTGCCAGGCGGGAGGCCCGGACGCCGCTCTGGCCTTCTCGCTCCTCGTCGAGCGCCACGCGGGCCGGATCAAGGGCCGCGCCACCCGCATCCTCGGGGACGAGAGCGAAGCCGAGGACGTCGTCCAGGAAGTGTTCGTGAACGTCCACCGCTTCCTCCATCGCTACCGCCCCGACCGGCCCTTCTCCCATTGGCTCTCCGTCGTGACCCTGAACGCCTGCCGCATCGAGCTCCGCCGACGCGCCGGCCGCGATCGCCGCCACGAGGCCTACCGGCTCGATCCGGGCCGCGACAGCGAAACGCACATCGACGGCGATCCGCTCCTTCGCGACTGGCTCGATTCCGCCCTCGACGAGCTCCATCCCCTCACGCGGCAGGCGATCCTGCTGCGGGCCCTCGACGGCCTCGGCTACCGCGCGATCGCGGAGCGCCTCGGCCTCTCCGAGCCCGCCACGAAGATGCGCGTCCTGCGCGGACTCAAGGATCTGCGCGCGCGCTACGACGCGGCGGACGGCGACGGAAAGAAGCGCGCGGCCCGACGGCGGAGCCCCGTCGCCGCCTGA
- a CDS encoding S8 family serine peptidase yields MIRRSLQLALVAAACLFGTPFVAFAGDDSLCGPFALGAAAQAVSELAEPGISAGRTAGDPGSIVPLPAPGTTGASPAAGGPSEAILALPKDPSGQLPQDLELAPDTRVADSYWSPVVCATVARIAGPPGTPIDQLVTVLPDGSALVPNDVYASAAAEIETLDAPDTAEVEPDPYASLQYGLAVTGVREARMISSGEGVTVALLDSAPETEHRDLSAARIVPLASGPAREVGVHGTLMAGVINAIEDNGFGIAGVAPGAALVSIPVCRPTAGAGGRCTIYDLLQGLDQAWDAQAQIVNLSLSGPANVLLERGVARLEELGAVVVAAAGNEGTRDRRYPAAYPSVIGVGAVDREGRLFEASNRGPWVELMAPGVDVLSTVPGSAFAFGNGTSLAAAHVTGSLAVLTSVTGDPKLARGELFRAAGAGAAGRSIPPVCEVLARLERACEAPAPAAPAAPTTSAAPAAPTTSAAPATSTAPAAD; encoded by the coding sequence ATGATCCGACGTTCCCTGCAGCTCGCGCTCGTCGCAGCGGCGTGCCTCTTCGGCACGCCGTTCGTCGCGTTTGCAGGGGACGATTCCCTTTGTGGTCCGTTCGCGCTGGGCGCCGCCGCGCAGGCGGTGAGCGAGCTCGCCGAACCCGGGATCAGCGCGGGCCGTACGGCCGGCGATCCCGGCTCGATCGTGCCGCTGCCGGCGCCGGGAACGACGGGTGCTTCGCCCGCGGCGGGCGGTCCGAGCGAAGCGATCCTCGCGCTGCCGAAGGACCCGTCGGGTCAGCTTCCGCAGGACCTCGAGCTCGCGCCCGACACCCGCGTCGCCGACAGCTACTGGAGCCCGGTGGTCTGCGCGACGGTGGCGAGGATCGCCGGCCCGCCCGGAACGCCGATCGACCAGCTCGTGACCGTCCTGCCCGACGGCAGCGCCCTCGTGCCGAACGACGTCTACGCGAGCGCTGCGGCGGAGATCGAGACCCTCGACGCGCCCGACACCGCGGAGGTCGAGCCCGACCCCTACGCCAGCCTGCAATACGGCCTGGCGGTCACCGGCGTGCGCGAGGCACGCATGATCTCGAGCGGCGAGGGCGTGACCGTCGCGCTCCTCGACTCCGCACCGGAAACCGAGCACCGCGACCTCTCCGCCGCCCGGATCGTGCCGCTCGCCAGCGGACCGGCGCGAGAGGTCGGCGTCCACGGCACGCTGATGGCCGGCGTGATCAACGCGATCGAAGACAACGGCTTCGGAATCGCCGGGGTCGCTCCGGGGGCGGCGCTCGTCTCGATCCCCGTCTGCCGTCCGACGGCCGGCGCGGGCGGGCGCTGTACGATCTACGACCTGCTCCAGGGCCTCGACCAGGCCTGGGACGCCCAGGCGCAGATCGTGAACCTCTCGCTCTCGGGGCCGGCGAACGTCCTGCTCGAGCGGGGTGTCGCCCGCCTCGAGGAGCTCGGGGCCGTCGTCGTGGCCGCCGCCGGGAACGAAGGGACGCGCGATCGCCGCTATCCCGCGGCCTATCCCTCCGTGATCGGGGTGGGCGCAGTGGATCGCGAGGGCCGGCTCTTCGAGGCGAGTAATCGCGGACCCTGGGTCGAGCTGATGGCGCCCGGCGTCGATGTCCTCTCGACGGTCCCTGGGAGCGCCTTCGCGTTCGGGAACGGGACGAGCCTCGCAGCCGCCCACGTGACCGGCTCGCTGGCCGTGCTCACGAGCGTGACCGGGGATCCGAAGCTCGCGCGCGGCGAGCTCTTCCGTGCGGCGGGCGCCGGCGCGGCGGGTCGCTCGATTCCCCCGGTGTGCGAGGTCCTGGCGCGCCTCGAGCGTGCCTGCGAGGCACCCGCGCCCGCAGCGCCTGCGGCGCCCACGACGTCTGCGGCGCCCGCAGCGCCCACGACGTCTGCGGCCCCCGCAACGTCCACGGCGCCCGCGGCAGACTGA
- a CDS encoding RNA polymerase sigma factor, translated as MNQKAEGRNDQDAQLLEAVAARRDRDAYRSLFDRYYPRVFVFVRRRLEDQELAREITSDVFLEVWASAPTFRGESKISSWIFGIARFKCLEALRQRGRLKRSRVIATEDEVIAQVPEERASATQLDAREELRRVGRMLDRIPSDQRDALLWTVIEGQSLEEVAERQRVTRETVKTRVSRARRALRRMMGSAPEGAMDQEGA; from the coding sequence ATGAATCAGAAGGCGGAGGGCCGGAACGACCAGGACGCGCAGCTGCTCGAGGCCGTGGCCGCCCGTCGGGACCGGGACGCGTACCGGTCGCTCTTCGACCGTTACTACCCGCGCGTTTTCGTCTTTGTACGTCGTAGGTTGGAGGATCAGGAACTGGCGCGAGAGATCACCAGCGACGTCTTTCTCGAGGTCTGGGCGAGCGCCCCGACCTTTCGGGGCGAATCGAAGATCTCGAGCTGGATCTTCGGCATCGCGCGCTTCAAGTGCCTCGAGGCCCTGCGCCAACGCGGCCGCTTGAAGCGTTCGCGGGTGATCGCGACCGAAGACGAGGTGATCGCGCAGGTCCCGGAAGAGCGTGCATCGGCGACTCAGCTGGATGCACGGGAAGAATTGCGGCGCGTCGGGCGGATGCTCGACCGGATCCCTTCCGATCAGCGGGATGCGCTCCTCTGGACGGTGATCGAGGGGCAGTCCCTGGAAGAAGTGGCGGAGCGGCAGCGGGTCACGCGGGAGACCGTGAAGACCCGGGTTTCGCGGGCGCGACGCGCGCTCCGACGGATGATGGGCTCGGCGCCGGAGGGCGCGATGGATCAGGAGGGGGCATGA
- a CDS encoding tetratricopeptide repeat protein, translating into MKRPADGCVAVFPVGAVRLATLVVVTIGFVAFTAVADEAERSLGLRLADEGRCGPALEVLARVQGDPADDAEVALRDGLCSIRLQDFRRAIASLEDARDLDPLVPGVDLFLGMAYYHAGRIDDAAEALTRAGASDGDRAEFLLYSGLVAYAQTDYVASVGRLDAASQLSEAPVEPMASFFLGRARLGAEEPVRAREAFEKVVQEHPGTPWATEAARALEEMESGGDVPWWVTAELGLEVDDNALLRGRGVGLPSEVSGQSDVRGFWFLDAGASFLEFEEVTGGGTLRFAGSEHVDLEQFDTLAPGLTFWLDRAIPETDASLRLQYDFDAPFIDAPRDQNLDPFVISHVVGASIFKPWKGGQYTILGTSVGVDDYKYERFDLALPPPDRNEEEATDRDGVGVSASALHHAPLALRVPGVEDGWLEGEYRYQRYWSEGSEYDHQRHQIEVGVGATLPFEIGLRVSGRYAWVPYGNPTVFPDPGTLVPDDDDREEHETGVRISLSRAIGEHLRVTARYSRTRNRSSAEVFDYTRDLFGLSVRVGLGG; encoded by the coding sequence GTGAAGCGACCCGCTGACGGATGCGTCGCCGTCTTCCCCGTCGGCGCCGTTCGGCTCGCGACCCTCGTCGTCGTGACGATCGGTTTCGTCGCGTTCACGGCCGTCGCAGACGAGGCGGAGCGTTCGCTCGGACTGCGGCTCGCCGACGAGGGACGATGCGGGCCGGCCCTCGAGGTGCTCGCGCGGGTGCAGGGCGACCCGGCCGACGACGCGGAAGTCGCGCTTCGCGACGGGCTCTGCTCGATCCGTCTCCAGGACTTCCGTCGTGCGATCGCGAGTCTCGAGGACGCCCGGGACCTCGACCCGCTCGTCCCTGGGGTCGATCTCTTTCTGGGGATGGCCTACTACCACGCGGGTCGGATCGACGACGCGGCGGAGGCCCTGACGCGGGCGGGGGCGAGCGACGGGGATCGCGCGGAGTTCCTGCTCTACTCGGGACTCGTGGCCTACGCACAGACCGACTACGTGGCATCGGTGGGTCGGCTCGACGCGGCCTCGCAGCTGTCGGAGGCGCCGGTCGAGCCGATGGCCTCGTTCTTCCTGGGGCGCGCGCGGCTGGGTGCCGAGGAACCGGTGCGTGCGCGCGAGGCCTTCGAGAAGGTCGTGCAGGAGCATCCCGGAACGCCGTGGGCGACCGAAGCGGCGCGGGCGCTCGAAGAGATGGAGAGCGGGGGCGACGTTCCCTGGTGGGTGACGGCGGAGCTCGGCCTCGAGGTCGATGACAATGCGCTTCTCCGCGGACGCGGCGTCGGCCTGCCGAGCGAAGTGTCCGGCCAGAGCGACGTTCGTGGTTTCTGGTTCCTCGACGCCGGCGCTTCTTTCCTCGAGTTCGAGGAGGTGACCGGTGGCGGGACGCTCCGCTTCGCCGGCTCCGAGCACGTCGATCTCGAGCAGTTCGACACGCTCGCCCCCGGACTCACCTTCTGGCTCGATCGCGCGATCCCGGAGACCGACGCCTCGCTGCGTCTGCAGTACGACTTCGACGCGCCGTTCATCGACGCGCCGCGCGACCAGAACCTCGACCCCTTCGTGATCAGCCACGTCGTCGGTGCCTCGATCTTCAAGCCGTGGAAGGGCGGGCAGTACACGATCCTGGGGACCTCCGTCGGCGTCGACGACTACAAGTACGAGCGCTTCGATCTCGCGCTGCCGCCGCCCGACCGGAACGAGGAGGAGGCGACCGACCGCGACGGGGTCGGCGTGAGCGCGAGCGCGCTCCACCACGCCCCGCTCGCGCTACGGGTTCCCGGCGTCGAAGACGGGTGGCTCGAAGGCGAGTACCGTTACCAGCGCTATTGGAGCGAGGGCAGCGAATACGACCATCAACGCCACCAGATCGAGGTCGGGGTCGGTGCGACGCTGCCCTTCGAGATCGGTCTGCGGGTGAGCGGTCGCTACGCCTGGGTGCCCTATGGCAATCCGACGGTCTTCCCGGATCCGGGCACGCTCGTACCAGACGACGACGATCGCGAAGAGCACGAGACGGGCGTTCGGATCTCCCTCTCGCGGGCGATCGGCGAGCACCTGCGGGTCACGGCCCGCTACAGCCGGACCCGCAATCGCTCGAGCGCCGAAGTCTTCGACTACACCCGGGATCTCTTCGGGCTCTCGGTCCGGGTCGGCCTCGGTGGCTGA
- a CDS encoding serine/threonine protein kinase, with protein sequence MARLFPHPQDKYPVIHIEDTDLDLPKHVRNTDMRYTQFKTIAKGGKCLIQSCKDYHLSRVVAYKSLLKEIADDPFEQNRFLREARVTAMLQHPNTIPIYELSRDNRGHYYFTMKLVEGYTLREVIDLSIEEGTQAVDGYGFHRMVTLLIQVANALDYAHSHGVVHRDVKPANILMGPFGEVLLLDWGLAKVWSEAPEETPEMPLLGDADPSLTAQGKLQGTAHYMSPEQVEQSKDLDHRSDVYSMGAVLYEILAGRTTFEGEKVSEVLAQVRNDLPPKPSEVAPDRDIPQALEDICMQCIAKDPDERIQSARRLVAQLRSWRLRWASETS encoded by the coding sequence ATGGCCAGGCTCTTCCCGCATCCCCAGGACAAGTATCCCGTCATCCACATCGAGGACACGGACCTCGATCTGCCGAAGCACGTCCGCAACACAGACATGCGGTACACGCAGTTCAAGACGATCGCGAAGGGCGGCAAGTGCCTGATCCAATCCTGCAAGGACTATCACCTTTCCCGGGTCGTGGCCTACAAGAGCCTGCTGAAGGAGATCGCCGACGACCCCTTCGAACAGAACCGCTTCCTGCGCGAGGCGCGGGTCACGGCGATGCTCCAGCATCCCAACACGATCCCGATCTACGAACTCTCCCGAGACAACCGCGGCCACTACTACTTCACGATGAAGCTCGTCGAGGGCTACACGCTTCGCGAGGTGATCGACCTCTCGATCGAAGAGGGCACCCAGGCGGTCGACGGATACGGCTTCCACCGCATGGTGACGCTCCTCATCCAGGTCGCGAACGCCCTCGACTACGCCCATAGCCACGGCGTCGTCCATCGTGACGTGAAGCCCGCCAACATCCTGATGGGCCCCTTCGGCGAGGTCCTGCTCCTCGACTGGGGCCTCGCGAAGGTCTGGAGCGAAGCGCCGGAGGAGACGCCGGAGATGCCGCTCCTCGGCGACGCCGACCCGTCGCTCACGGCCCAGGGCAAGCTGCAGGGCACCGCCCACTACATGTCGCCGGAGCAGGTCGAGCAGTCGAAGGACCTCGACCATCGCTCCGACGTCTACTCGATGGGCGCCGTGCTCTACGAGATCCTCGCCGGCCGCACGACCTTCGAGGGCGAGAAGGTTTCCGAGGTGCTCGCCCAGGTCCGCAACGACCTGCCGCCGAAACCCTCCGAAGTCGCCCCGGACCGCGACATCCCTCAGGCGCTCGAAGACATCTGCATGCAGTGCATCGCCAAGGACCCCGACGAGCGAATCCAGTCGGCCCGCCGCCTCGTCGCCCAGCTCCGCAGCTGGCGCCTCCGCTGGGCCTCCGAGACGAGTTAG